The following are encoded in a window of Lactobacillus panisapium genomic DNA:
- a CDS encoding helix-turn-helix domain-containing protein, with the protein MCTFERIKKLAKKHHLTLAKVNDLAGIGTNSIYRWKKQTPTSNNLQKVANVLHTSTDYLLGNTDDPSPINTKNRHAIDIENDEILSYRGRPIPDDYLNIIKNLMDSDIERGKRRE; encoded by the coding sequence ATGTGCACATTTGAAAGAATAAAGAAATTAGCCAAAAAGCATCATTTAACTCTAGCAAAAGTAAATGATTTAGCTGGTATAGGAACTAATTCAATTTATCGCTGGAAAAAGCAAACCCCAACAAGTAATAACTTGCAAAAAGTTGCTAATGTTTTACATACTTCAACCGATTATCTACTTGGTAATACAGATGATCCCTCCCCTATCAATACCAAGAATCGCCATGCGATTGATATTGAAAATGATGAAATATTATCCTATCGTGGCAGACCCATTCCTGATGATTATCTTAATATTATTAAAAATCTTATGGATTCAGATATTGAAAGAGGTAAACGACGTGAGTAA
- a CDS encoding ImmA/IrrE family metallo-endopeptidase, which translates to MSNLIAWLYSYAFKHKIGVLQIFTKPEYSSLSDKSKRLIIININWKNKKELPFIIGHEIGHILAGEPGLSNYCGTPLTPNERRADLFSLSLIFEYASNQYDSFDEPIQFIEQYGIPDRMLADTVNLYKRNSQLVF; encoded by the coding sequence GTGAGTAATTTGATTGCCTGGCTATATAGTTATGCTTTTAAACACAAAATTGGTGTTTTACAAATATTTACCAAACCAGAATACAGTTCTTTGTCTGACAAAAGCAAGCGCTTGATTATTATCAATATTAATTGGAAAAATAAAAAAGAATTACCCTTCATAATTGGTCACGAAATTGGTCATATTTTAGCTGGAGAACCAGGTTTATCCAATTATTGTGGTACACCTTTAACGCCAAATGAACGGCGTGCAGATCTTTTCTCACTAAGTTTGATTTTTGAATATGCCTCAAACCAATATGACAGTTTTGATGAGCCAATTCAATTTATTGAGCAATATGGCATCCCAGATAGAATGCTAGCTGATACAGTTAATTTATATAAAAGAAATAGCCAACTAGTTTTTTAG
- a CDS encoding ABC transporter permease, with amino-acid sequence MRKFAIVAWHTFCKQVKSWSFVMLILGPLLIVAVTFGTVYFLSNSLGATEDTYAVVSNNPNVSKPFAKANSKDYVDDTIKTVSIAKKSLQNDDIDGYVDIEVNNGRIQADYFGTKKIDPSFKKRLVKYLKQLQNERSKKDSKLNLSQSNLAPVLSEHLQKMSASLGENPYLSLSTIFVIMFVIVGIYTNIAAQEIAADKGTKVIEVIFSSISAVKYFAGKITGILGLAVFQLLIWLIIGASGLVIIRHIPLFASFMAKTNLLAYAKAIVQSLLGIRLVYLLLGIVLFTVLAAYCGAVVKRTEDTSKATQPVSYFLYLVLFIGIAFSDISALKNPGMIVLSFIPGFSSFIMPLRLITKTATNWESAVSLLILIGCIVFLVFSVGKSYKRLMLQNDNRPFWQKLKKS; translated from the coding sequence ATGCGTAAATTTGCGATTGTTGCATGGCACACATTTTGTAAACAAGTAAAATCATGGTCTTTCGTGATGTTAATTTTAGGACCACTTTTAATTGTAGCTGTTACATTTGGAACTGTTTATTTTCTTAGTAATAGTTTGGGGGCTACGGAAGACACTTATGCTGTTGTCAGCAATAACCCAAACGTAAGTAAACCTTTTGCAAAAGCTAATTCTAAAGATTACGTTGATGACACAATCAAGACGGTTTCAATTGCTAAAAAGAGCTTACAAAACGATGATATCGACGGTTATGTGGATATCGAAGTTAACAATGGTCGGATTCAAGCCGACTACTTTGGTACCAAGAAAATTGATCCAAGTTTCAAAAAGAGGTTAGTAAAATACCTGAAACAACTTCAAAATGAGCGTAGCAAGAAAGATTCTAAACTAAACTTATCTCAGTCTAATCTGGCTCCTGTACTAAGTGAACATTTGCAGAAAATGTCTGCTAGTCTTGGTGAAAATCCTTATCTTTCTTTATCGACTATATTTGTAATTATGTTTGTTATCGTTGGAATTTATACGAATATTGCCGCACAAGAAATTGCTGCTGATAAAGGAACTAAGGTAATTGAGGTTATTTTTTCAAGTATTTCTGCCGTTAAATATTTTGCTGGAAAGATCACTGGTATTTTAGGGCTTGCAGTTTTCCAATTATTGATTTGGTTAATCATTGGAGCTTCTGGGTTGGTAATAATCAGGCATATACCGCTATTCGCTTCTTTTATGGCGAAAACTAATTTATTAGCTTACGCTAAAGCCATTGTTCAAAGTCTTTTAGGTATTAGACTGGTATATCTTTTATTGGGAATAGTCCTTTTCACTGTTTTAGCTGCTTATTGTGGAGCAGTGGTCAAGCGGACTGAAGATACCTCAAAAGCTACACAGCCTGTTAGTTACTTCTTATATTTAGTCCTGTTTATTGGAATAGCATTTAGTGATATCAGTGCACTAAAGAATCCGGGAATGATTGTTTTATCATTCATTCCCGGATTCTCATCATTCATCATGCCTCTACGCTTGATTACTAAAACGGCTACTAATTGGGAGAGTGCCGTATCACTGCTTATTTTAATTGGATGCATTGTTTTCTTGGTATTTTCTGTTGGTAAATCATATAAACGGTTAATGTTACAAAATGATAATAGGCCATTTTGGCAAAAACTAAAGAAGTCATAG
- a CDS encoding ABC transporter ATP-binding protein has translation MLKIEHLSKKYGDKVALDDISFVAEPNKILGLIGQNGAGKTTTFHSILNFINYDGKISWKNKEINEDCFDQIGYLPEERSLMQKLTLQEQIVYYAQLKGMKKQDVLNKIDAWLDRFEVNGNKSDKIKTLSKGNQQKVQLICTLIHQPKLIILDEPFSGLDPINAELLKTAILDAKNNGAIIIFSSHDMANVEEICDSLLMLRKGQTVLKGPVEEIRNSFSKNEILVKTVTPLAQLIKLPHVQTVEQRKNNRYLLRIDDEKNGPAVFTALTKGQYIEEYQQQAPTLDEIFRMKASEENA, from the coding sequence ATGCTAAAAATTGAACATCTTAGTAAAAAGTATGGTGACAAGGTCGCACTAGATGATATTAGTTTTGTAGCTGAACCTAATAAAATTTTAGGTCTAATTGGTCAAAACGGTGCTGGTAAAACTACAACTTTTCACAGTATTTTGAACTTTATTAACTATGACGGTAAAATTTCATGGAAAAATAAGGAGATAAATGAAGATTGCTTTGATCAGATCGGTTATTTACCTGAAGAGCGCAGTTTAATGCAAAAGTTGACGCTTCAAGAACAAATTGTTTATTATGCTCAACTTAAAGGGATGAAAAAGCAAGATGTGTTAAATAAAATCGATGCTTGGCTTGATCGCTTTGAAGTCAATGGAAATAAATCTGATAAAATAAAGACTTTATCAAAGGGCAATCAGCAAAAAGTTCAATTGATCTGTACTTTAATTCATCAACCAAAATTAATTATCTTGGACGAGCCATTTAGTGGGCTTGATCCGATTAATGCAGAATTACTAAAAACGGCAATTCTGGATGCCAAGAATAATGGAGCTATCATCATTTTTTCTAGTCATGATATGGCAAATGTTGAGGAAATTTGCGATTCACTTTTGATGCTTCGAAAAGGTCAGACTGTTTTAAAGGGTCCGGTTGAAGAAATTCGAAATTCGTTTTCTAAAAATGAAATTCTCGTCAAAACAGTTACACCACTAGCGCAACTAATTAAATTACCGCATGTTCAAACTGTTGAGCAGAGGAAAAATAATCGCTATTTATTAAGAATAGATGATGAAAAAAACGGTCCTGCAGTCTTTACAGCCTTGACAAAGGGTCAGTATATTGAAGAATATCAGCAGCAGGCACCAACTTTAGATGAAATTTTTCGGATGAAAGCGAGTGAAGAGAATGCGTAA
- a CDS encoding helix-turn-helix domain-containing protein, with amino-acid sequence MELGKQIKFYRTKQGFTQEQLANKLLVSRKTISSWENDRSSPDLETLSRLSVIFNITLDDFLHQDITEIKNSKTKYYISLLIYIIVLILTLLSYLRFFGIKTIILYPSIINIAFSIIYLFLFNDWARFKQKKKLILLLVSSFAFLIFNSVITIFNSYLFNSFSNSPSYNLGILLGALITIISITNGSIIVINFYQKLQDLS; translated from the coding sequence ATGGAATTAGGTAAGCAAATCAAATTTTATCGTACTAAACAAGGTTTCACTCAGGAACAACTAGCCAATAAATTACTTGTATCAAGAAAAACAATTTCAAGCTGGGAAAATGATCGTAGTTCACCAGATCTTGAAACCTTATCCAGACTGAGTGTGATTTTTAATATTACTTTAGATGACTTTCTTCATCAAGATATTACTGAGATCAAAAATAGTAAAACAAAATATTACATTAGTTTATTGATATACATAATAGTGTTGATCTTAACTTTACTTTCTTATTTGAGATTTTTTGGTATTAAAACTATTATTCTTTATCCATCAATTATCAATATTGCATTTTCTATTATTTACTTGTTTTTATTCAATGATTGGGCTCGCTTTAAGCAAAAAAAGAAACTAATTTTATTACTAGTTTCTAGTTTTGCTTTCTTAATTTTTAACTCTGTAATTACAATATTTAACAGCTACTTATTTAACTCTTTTTCAAATTCACCTTCATATAACTTGGGAATTCTTTTAGGTGCACTAATAACAATTATTTCTATAACCAACGGATCAATAATTGTGATTAATTTTTACCAAAAGCTTCAAGATTTAAGTTAG
- a CDS encoding phosphatase PAP2 family protein: MSALILVLLIFNIRNSRRFNLFDHWLHHKLVRRHDGFSWQIIAFINDPKLLVVWDIFLASFLINEQKDLAALWVLFTLGFTDLSGLLLKKWMHRKRPLMHSSLEDGYSFPSGHVLGTTIMVLIIWELFGTKFGNGLIITLAVIWIMVVISRISLKAHYPSDVIGATSLAILCFTLSQHIFIFLL, translated from the coding sequence ATGTCCGCTCTAATACTGGTGCTACTTATTTTTAACATTAGAAATTCACGTCGATTTAACCTGTTTGACCATTGGCTCCACCACAAATTAGTTAGGCGACATGATGGTTTTAGTTGGCAAATAATCGCTTTTATTAATGACCCAAAACTTTTAGTAGTTTGGGATATTTTTTTGGCTAGTTTCTTAATTAACGAGCAAAAGGATTTAGCCGCACTTTGGGTTTTATTTACCCTTGGCTTTACCGATTTAAGCGGGCTACTATTAAAAAAATGGATGCACCGTAAGAGGCCACTCATGCACTCTAGTCTTGAAGACGGCTATAGCTTTCCTAGTGGCCATGTTTTAGGAACTACTATTATGGTCTTAATTATTTGGGAACTTTTTGGAACAAAATTTGGTAATGGCCTAATAATTACACTAGCCGTCATTTGGATAATGGTAGTGATATCAAGGATTAGTTTAAAAGCGCATTATCCATCTGATGTCATCGGTGCTACTTCTTTAGCCATCTTATGCTTTACCTTGTCGCAGCATATTTTTATTTTTCTACTCTAA
- a CDS encoding L-lactate permease has protein sequence MDLVKTVIALIPIVWLIISLGVFHVRGDVACAIGFVGAIVLSVLGFNFSFINSITAGMDGIMMAIWPIIYVIISALFIYNISKKSGGLDTIMSMLTSITKDMRILVLILAWGLGGFLEAVAGFGTSVAIPASILIILGMNPLKAAVVCLIANTAPTAFGAVGLPITTLAKVTGLGSTELSYFVAIQLFFLIMIIPFVLVLLTSGKGLKSFKGNGVLFSTFMAGFTFAVPQIFITKYMGPELPSIVGAIICILSLVFITRLYANKEQEATPQPDTDTDTDTKTTGDKIKAWLPFILVFVLIIFTSSLFPSIKDALANVKTSFHFYNGLGAKPVDIDWLSSPGTLILLSSFIGGAIQGLSLKQMLSVLFDTIKQLTKTIVTVCAIVGLSKVMGYSGMIATIAISLVKLTGPFYPVISPIIGVLGIFITGSDTSANVLFGALQVQAANALSVNPYWLAAANMAGATAGKMISPQSIAIATGATKLEGQEGILLKKALPYCVMYTLVLCVIVFVLGKILYML, from the coding sequence ATGGATTTAGTTAAAACAGTTATTGCCCTTATTCCCATAGTTTGGTTAATCATATCTTTGGGTGTTTTTCATGTACGTGGAGACGTTGCATGTGCAATTGGATTTGTTGGCGCAATTGTGCTTAGCGTTTTGGGTTTTAACTTTTCGTTTATAAATAGTATTACTGCTGGTATGGATGGCATTATGATGGCAATTTGGCCTATCATTTATGTAATCATATCGGCTCTTTTTATTTACAATATTAGTAAAAAATCAGGCGGACTTGATACTATCATGTCGATGCTTACTTCGATCACAAAAGATATGAGGATTTTGGTATTGATTCTTGCTTGGGGCTTAGGTGGCTTTTTAGAAGCAGTTGCAGGCTTTGGTACTTCGGTTGCCATTCCAGCAAGTATTTTAATTATTTTGGGAATGAACCCACTTAAAGCTGCAGTTGTGTGTCTAATTGCCAATACGGCTCCAACTGCTTTTGGTGCTGTAGGTTTACCAATTACAACTTTGGCAAAGGTTACGGGGCTTGGATCTACAGAATTATCTTATTTCGTAGCTATCCAATTGTTCTTTTTGATTATGATCATTCCGTTCGTTTTAGTACTGCTTACATCTGGGAAAGGCCTGAAATCTTTTAAAGGAAATGGCGTACTTTTCTCGACGTTTATGGCCGGTTTTACCTTTGCGGTTCCACAAATTTTCATTACTAAATATATGGGGCCAGAATTACCATCAATTGTAGGCGCGATTATTTGTATTTTATCTTTAGTTTTCATCACTAGACTATATGCTAATAAAGAGCAGGAAGCAACACCACAGCCCGATACTGATACTGACACCGATACTAAAACAACTGGAGATAAAATTAAAGCTTGGCTACCATTTATTTTGGTATTTGTCTTAATTATTTTTACCTCTTCACTGTTTCCATCAATCAAGGATGCTTTAGCTAATGTCAAAACAAGTTTTCACTTCTACAATGGCCTTGGTGCTAAACCAGTTGATATAGACTGGCTATCATCTCCCGGTACTCTAATTCTATTATCAAGTTTTATTGGTGGCGCAATTCAAGGGTTATCATTAAAACAAATGCTTTCAGTGCTTTTTGACACGATTAAACAACTGACTAAAACTATTGTAACCGTTTGTGCTATTGTAGGTTTGTCAAAAGTAATGGGTTATAGTGGAATGATTGCTACAATCGCAATCAGCTTGGTTAAATTAACTGGACCTTTTTACCCGGTAATTTCGCCAATCATTGGTGTTCTAGGCATCTTTATTACTGGTAGTGATACTTCTGCCAACGTATTATTCGGAGCTTTACAAGTACAGGCAGCTAACGCGTTGAGTGTTAACCCTTATTGGCTAGCAGCTGCTAATATGGCTGGTGCAACTGCTGGTAAAATGATTTCACCACAAAGTATTGCTATTGCAACTGGCGCCACTAAGCTTGAAGGTCAAGAAGGCATACTTTTGAAAAAGGCTCTTCCATATTGTGTAATGTATACATTGGTACTGTGTGTGATTGTTTTTGTACTTGGTAAGATACTCTACATGTTATAA
- a CDS encoding DegV family protein encodes MEEVKLIIDSGSNDRASEKLTVVPLTVTIAGKDFLDNEDLDMDDFLSSMETNTEEGRTSCPSIDEWLKALEGSKRAIMLTITSGLSGSFSSAYQAKQIYEKDNPGSKVIVVDSRTAGPEISIIREEIERLVNSKTRFVDIEQKISQYKTHTHLLVILQSLHNLALNGRVNIAVAKVAKMLNIDVVGTASNEGKLEPISKVRGMKRAFKEVLKLMEERKYRGGRVIIDQCRNEKDAETLKQKILSLYPQADIIIRSMRGLCSFYAEEGSLMIGFDDL; translated from the coding sequence ATGGAAGAAGTAAAATTAATAATTGATTCTGGCTCTAATGATCGTGCTAGTGAAAAGTTAACAGTTGTTCCTTTAACAGTTACAATTGCAGGTAAAGATTTCCTTGATAATGAAGATCTTGATATGGATGACTTTTTAAGTAGCATGGAAACAAACACAGAAGAAGGAAGAACCTCTTGTCCAAGCATTGATGAATGGCTCAAAGCTCTTGAAGGCAGTAAACGAGCTATTATGTTGACAATTACTAGTGGCTTAAGTGGAAGTTTCTCATCAGCTTACCAGGCAAAACAAATTTATGAAAAAGATAATCCGGGCAGCAAGGTAATCGTGGTTGATTCCCGAACAGCTGGCCCAGAAATTTCAATTATAAGGGAAGAAATTGAGCGTCTAGTTAATAGTAAAACAAGATTTGTAGACATCGAACAAAAAATTTCGCAATATAAAACGCACACTCATCTGCTGGTTATTTTGCAATCATTACATAATTTAGCGTTAAATGGTCGGGTCAATATTGCGGTGGCCAAGGTTGCCAAAATGTTAAATATTGACGTGGTAGGAACAGCCAGTAATGAAGGCAAGCTTGAGCCCATTTCAAAAGTGCGGGGAATGAAACGAGCATTTAAAGAAGTTCTAAAATTAATGGAAGAGCGCAAATACCGTGGTGGACGAGTAATTATTGATCAGTGCAGAAATGAGAAGGACGCAGAAACCTTAAAGCAAAAGATCCTTTCTCTTTATCCGCAAGCTGATATTATTATTCGATCGATGCGCGGATTATGTTCCTTTTATGCTGAAGAGGGCAGTCTGATGATTGGCTTTGATGACCTTTAA
- the eno gene encoding phosphopyruvate hydratase produces the protein MLKSVIENVHALEIYDSRGNPTVEAFVTLSNGVVGKAEVPSGASTGENEAVELRDGGDRVGGKGVSKAVNNVNTKIAEALKGLDPHDQANIDRVMIELDGTPNKAELGANAILGVSMATADAAAKDSHQPLYRYLGGTDLEMPQTFHNVINGGEHADNGIDVQEFMITPVKKTSFRDGFEKIVNTYHTLKKVLEDMGYETGLGDEGGFAPNMKNSEEALQALHDAIVKAGYKPGEDIAIACDCAASYFYNKEDGKYHFEGKVFDDEQLAEYYDKLLDEFPELISIEDPYDENDVDGMIKFTQSHKDRIQIVLDDFICTNPKLLTKAIKEGAGNASLIKLNQIGTVTETLETIRLSRKNGYNTMISHRSGETGDTFIADFAVAVNGGQLKTGAPARSERVEKYNRLLEIEEELGEGERLATFPDSVDKD, from the coding sequence ATGTTAAAATCAGTCATTGAAAATGTTCATGCACTGGAAATCTATGATTCACGTGGTAACCCAACTGTAGAAGCTTTTGTTACTCTTTCAAACGGTGTCGTAGGTAAGGCTGAAGTTCCATCAGGTGCTTCAACTGGTGAAAACGAAGCAGTTGAATTACGTGATGGCGGCGACCGTGTTGGTGGTAAAGGTGTTTCTAAAGCAGTTAACAATGTTAATACTAAGATTGCTGAAGCTTTAAAGGGATTAGACCCACACGACCAAGCTAATATCGACCGTGTTATGATCGAATTAGATGGTACACCAAACAAGGCTGAACTTGGTGCTAATGCCATTTTAGGTGTGTCAATGGCTACTGCTGATGCAGCTGCTAAAGACAGTCACCAACCTTTGTACAGATACCTTGGCGGTACTGACCTTGAAATGCCACAAACTTTCCACAACGTTATTAACGGTGGTGAGCACGCAGACAACGGTATTGATGTACAGGAATTCATGATTACCCCAGTTAAGAAGACTTCATTCCGTGATGGTTTTGAAAAGATTGTTAACACTTACCACACTTTGAAGAAAGTTCTTGAAGACATGGGTTACGAAACTGGCCTCGGTGACGAAGGTGGTTTTGCTCCTAACATGAAGAACTCTGAAGAAGCTTTACAAGCTTTACACGATGCTATCGTTAAAGCTGGTTACAAGCCTGGTGAAGACATTGCCATTGCTTGTGACTGTGCTGCTTCATACTTCTACAACAAAGAAGACGGCAAGTACCACTTCGAAGGTAAGGTATTTGACGATGAACAATTAGCAGAATACTACGACAAGTTGCTTGATGAGTTCCCAGAATTGATTTCAATTGAAGACCCATACGATGAAAACGATGTTGATGGTATGATCAAATTCACTCAAAGCCATAAAGACAGAATTCAAATTGTGTTAGATGACTTCATTTGTACTAATCCTAAGCTTTTAACTAAAGCTATCAAGGAAGGTGCTGGTAACGCATCATTAATCAAATTGAACCAAATCGGTACTGTTACTGAAACTTTGGAAACTATCCGTCTTTCACGTAAGAATGGCTACAACACCATGATTTCTCACCGTTCAGGTGAAACTGGTGACACATTCATCGCTGACTTTGCTGTTGCTGTTAACGGTGGTCAACTTAAGACTGGTGCCCCAGCTCGTTCAGAACGTGTTGAAAAGTACAACCGTTTACTTGAAATCGAAGAAGAACTCGGTGAAGGTGAACGTTTAGCTACATTCCCAGACAGCGTTGACAAGGATTAA
- a CDS encoding ASCH domain-containing protein: protein MKKISDFYDPQLPTLLMSIHPEYVNQILQGTKIIEYRKRFFKEKFQAFVYTTGAQGGIQLFLTCAPAIRDDAQVLAKIGQRIQHDDFNEIYDYFLPKNTGCILPILATTSIKKVALSKIRQILPSIAIPQSYLFLDASDKLILLNFLLKQDAIKHKTNQWEHHFANIANIKKEPTDIRLF from the coding sequence ATGAAAAAAATAAGTGATTTTTATGATCCCCAGTTACCAACACTACTAATGTCGATTCATCCAGAATACGTCAACCAGATCTTACAAGGAACTAAAATTATTGAGTACCGCAAAAGATTTTTTAAGGAAAAATTTCAGGCCTTTGTTTACACAACTGGTGCCCAGGGAGGCATTCAGTTATTTTTGACTTGCGCCCCGGCGATTCGTGACGATGCTCAAGTCTTAGCAAAGATTGGTCAGAGAATCCAACATGATGATTTTAATGAGATTTATGATTACTTCCTTCCCAAAAATACGGGCTGTATCCTCCCTATTCTTGCAACTACTTCAATAAAGAAAGTTGCATTGTCAAAAATAAGACAAATATTACCGTCAATTGCGATTCCGCAAAGTTACCTCTTTTTGGATGCTTCTGATAAATTAATCTTGCTCAATTTCCTATTAAAGCAAGATGCAATTAAACACAAAACTAATCAGTGGGAACACCATTTTGCTAATATTGCTAATATCAAAAAAGAACCAACCGACATTAGACTATTTTAA
- a CDS encoding YxeA family protein, which yields MTSKKLKIIIVTAIVLLLCVPFVFHNSISDRFNPLITETISYAEVPQNTQKYYSVQSFNPKNGKLLPYKIKYVGGYSPNEKYIAIDHKGQYVRSIEYISKKEFLAAKKRAE from the coding sequence ATGACAAGTAAAAAATTGAAGATTATCATTGTCACAGCAATTGTCCTTTTGCTGTGTGTGCCGTTTGTTTTTCATAATTCAATTTCCGATAGGTTCAATCCATTGATTACGGAAACAATCAGCTATGCGGAGGTTCCGCAAAATACGCAAAAATATTATTCTGTCCAATCTTTCAATCCAAAAAATGGGAAATTACTACCTTATAAAATTAAGTACGTTGGCGGATATTCACCTAACGAAAAATACATTGCTATTGATCATAAGGGCCAATACGTGCGCTCAATTGAGTATATTAGTAAAAAAGAATTTTTGGCAGCCAAGAAAAGAGCTGAATAA